A region from the Benincasa hispida cultivar B227 chromosome 12, ASM972705v1, whole genome shotgun sequence genome encodes:
- the LOC120068285 gene encoding uncharacterized protein LOC120068285 — MHIPISLLVSIGCRRPIFSIEFSASFEPSLGIFFRTTRILLEHLLTNPWKRVFFSTGGKKILIKSVGQVILMYDFQHLEIEQGISDKMELNCINRKREGQNDQNVLGGALHITVALAPNTFSSSTEFGACHNALNSKRVRIFISAAMLSPCYKYYF, encoded by the exons ATGCACATCCCCATCTCCCTACTTGTTTCTATTGGTTGCAGAAGGCCTATCTTCTCTATTGAATTCTCAGCATCCTTTGAGCCATCTCTCGG TATATTCTTCAGAACTACGAGGATACTTTTGGAGCATCTATTAACTAATCCATGgaagagagtttttttttcaactgGAGGCAAGAAGATTCTTATCAAGAGTGTTGGTCAAGTAATTTTGATGTATG ATTTTCAGCACTTAGAGATAGAACAGGGCATTAGTGACAAAATGGAGCTTAATTGCATCAATCGGAAAAGAGAAGgtcaaaatgaccaaaatgttCTTGGAGGCGCATTGCATATCACAGTGGCACTAGCGCCCAACACTTTTTCTAGTAGCACCGAATTTGGTGCATGCCACAATGCTCTGAACTCCAAACGCGTGAGGATTTTCATCAGTGCCGCGATGCTATCACcatgttataaatattatttttag